One Gemmatimonadota bacterium DNA window includes the following coding sequences:
- the polA gene encoding DNA polymerase I yields MPHSPPQLFLIDGYALIYRAFFALISRPLRTTRGENTSAAWGVVNFLLRLREKYRPEYLAWVHDAGDSFRTALYPEYKSTREKLDDELQAEFDRSVVRIEQLLRAFRVPVVAVPGYEADDVIGTMARLGVDQGWQVVVVSGDKDFYQLIGPRVALLNPGRGGPGAVDELWVDEANAADRLGVPPAQVVDYLALVGDASDNVPGVKGIGSKGAVELLAQFGSLEAMLGRAGEVKGKRAREALEQHAADARLSRQLVTIQRDVPVTLDPAALAEQEPDRAELLRVVSELEFYTLAKRLEGAAEGAAAPAAAVAPTAPGTDAPGMAVPVLDDPAALPALLERLRRAPLVALDTETSSLEPHDAELIGLSLAAAADEVWYLPFGHRPPAGELAAPDPVRNLPPITDPACAGLVALLQDPAVPKAGHNLKYDWQVLRRAGVELAGAAYDSMLASFVLDPGRRSHAIDTLSLEHLGRGMRSYTDLTGKGKAQIPFAEVPVPEAAAYCGADSATVLALHQFFAPSLREMGLEPLLRDLEMPLVPVLVDMEWDGIAIDAARFSRVSVELTTDLVALEAKIAQAAGATVNLNSPKQLAALLFEKLQLPVLKKTKTGPSTDADVLEQLSAMGHEVPGLILEYREVQKLKSTYVDVLPARVNRATGRIHTSFNQTGAATGRLSSSEPNLQNIPVRSPRGEEIRKGFVPAAGCRFVVADYSQIELRLMAHLSEDPAFIAAFRSGDDIHRQTAAVIFGVPLPDVTGEMRARAKTINFGTIYGQGPFALSRQLGITQEEARTFIQQYFERFAGVRAYLDLQVRLAREHGYVETLFGRRRYIPEINEKNFNLRAFAERTAQNTPLQGSAADLIKVAMVRIHAALAESRLPARLLLQVHDELVLEAETAAVDQAVALVRRHMEGAAELKVPLVVDVGVGDNWLEAKH; encoded by the coding sequence ATGCCGCATTCGCCCCCCCAGCTGTTCCTCATCGACGGTTATGCCCTGATCTACCGGGCCTTCTTCGCCCTCATCTCCCGGCCGCTCCGCACCACCCGCGGGGAGAACACCTCCGCCGCGTGGGGGGTGGTGAACTTCCTGCTCCGGCTGCGGGAGAAGTACCGGCCGGAGTACCTGGCCTGGGTGCACGACGCCGGCGACTCCTTCCGCACCGCGCTCTATCCCGAGTACAAGTCCACCCGCGAGAAGCTCGACGACGAGCTGCAGGCCGAGTTCGACCGGTCGGTGGTGCGGATCGAGCAGCTGCTGCGCGCCTTCCGGGTGCCGGTGGTGGCGGTGCCGGGGTACGAGGCCGATGACGTCATCGGCACCATGGCGCGGCTGGGGGTAGACCAGGGGTGGCAGGTGGTGGTGGTCTCGGGCGACAAGGACTTCTACCAGCTGATCGGCCCGCGGGTGGCGCTGCTCAACCCCGGCCGCGGCGGCCCCGGCGCGGTGGACGAGCTGTGGGTGGACGAGGCCAACGCCGCCGACCGGCTCGGCGTGCCGCCGGCGCAGGTGGTGGACTACCTGGCGCTGGTGGGCGACGCCTCCGACAACGTGCCCGGGGTGAAGGGCATCGGCAGCAAGGGCGCGGTGGAGCTGCTGGCGCAGTTCGGCAGCCTGGAGGCGATGCTGGGCCGCGCGGGCGAGGTGAAGGGGAAGCGGGCGCGGGAGGCGCTGGAGCAGCACGCCGCCGACGCGCGGCTCTCCCGCCAGCTGGTGACCATCCAGCGCGACGTGCCCGTGACGCTCGACCCCGCGGCGCTGGCGGAGCAGGAGCCGGACCGGGCGGAGCTGCTGCGGGTGGTGAGCGAGCTCGAGTTCTACACCCTGGCCAAGCGGCTGGAGGGCGCGGCCGAGGGCGCCGCGGCGCCGGCGGCGGCCGTGGCGCCCACCGCGCCCGGGACCGACGCCCCGGGGATGGCGGTGCCGGTGCTCGACGACCCGGCGGCGCTGCCCGCGCTGCTGGAGCGGCTGCGGCGGGCGCCGCTGGTGGCGCTCGACACCGAGACCAGCTCGCTCGAGCCGCACGACGCCGAGCTGATCGGGCTGTCGCTGGCGGCGGCGGCGGACGAGGTGTGGTACCTGCCGTTCGGCCACCGGCCCCCGGCGGGGGAGCTCGCCGCCCCCGACCCGGTGCGCAACCTGCCGCCGATCACCGATCCCGCCTGCGCCGGGCTGGTGGCGCTGCTGCAGGACCCGGCGGTGCCCAAGGCGGGGCACAACCTCAAGTACGACTGGCAGGTGCTGCGCCGGGCGGGCGTGGAGCTGGCGGGCGCGGCCTACGACTCCATGCTCGCCAGCTTCGTGCTCGACCCGGGGCGCCGCTCCCACGCCATCGACACCCTGAGCCTGGAGCACCTGGGCCGCGGGATGCGGAGCTACACCGACCTCACCGGCAAGGGCAAGGCGCAGATCCCCTTCGCCGAGGTGCCGGTGCCGGAGGCGGCGGCGTACTGCGGGGCCGACAGCGCCACCGTGCTGGCGCTGCACCAGTTCTTCGCGCCGTCGCTGCGGGAGATGGGGCTCGAGCCGCTGCTGCGCGACCTCGAGATGCCGCTGGTGCCGGTGCTCGTGGACATGGAGTGGGACGGCATTGCCATCGACGCCGCCCGGTTCAGCCGGGTCTCGGTGGAGCTCACCACCGACCTGGTGGCGCTCGAGGCGAAGATCGCCCAGGCCGCCGGCGCCACGGTCAACCTCAACTCCCCGAAGCAGCTCGCCGCGCTGCTGTTCGAGAAGCTGCAGCTGCCGGTGCTCAAGAAGACCAAGACCGGCCCCTCCACCGACGCCGACGTGCTGGAGCAGCTCTCGGCCATGGGGCACGAGGTGCCGGGCCTCATTCTCGAGTACCGCGAGGTGCAGAAGCTCAAGAGCACCTACGTGGACGTGCTCCCCGCCCGGGTGAACCGCGCCACCGGCCGCATCCACACCAGCTTCAACCAGACCGGCGCCGCCACCGGCCGGCTCTCCTCGTCCGAGCCCAACCTGCAGAACATCCCGGTGCGCTCGCCCCGGGGCGAGGAGATCCGCAAGGGCTTCGTGCCCGCCGCGGGGTGCCGCTTCGTGGTCGCGGACTACTCGCAGATCGAGCTGCGCCTCATGGCGCACCTCTCCGAGGACCCCGCCTTCATCGCGGCCTTCCGCTCCGGCGACGATATCCACCGGCAGACCGCGGCGGTGATCTTCGGGGTGCCCCTGCCTGACGTGACCGGCGAGATGCGGGCCCGGGCCAAGACCATCAACTTCGGCACCATCTACGGCCAGGGGCCGTTTGCCCTCTCCCGCCAGCTCGGCATCACCCAGGAGGAGGCCCGGACCTTCATCCAGCAGTACTTCGAGCGCTTCGCGGGGGTCCGGGCCTACCTCGACCTGCAGGTCCGGCTGGCCCGGGAGCACGGCTACGTGGAGACCCTCTTCGGCCGGCGGCGCTACATCCCGGAGATCAACGAGAAGAACTTCAACCTGCGGGCCTTCGCCGAGCGCACGGCCCAGAACACGCCCCTCCAGGGGTCGGCGGCCGACCTGATCAAGGTCGCCATGGTCCGGATCCACGCCGCCCTGGCCGAATCCAGGCTCCCGGCCCGGTTGTTGCTACAGGTGCACGACGAACTGGTCCTCGAGGCCGAGACCGCCGCGGTGGACCAGGCGGTGGCGCTGGTGCGCCGGCATATGGAGGGGGCGGCGGAGCTCAAGGTCCCGCTGGTGGTGGATGTGGGGGTCGGGGACAACTGGCTCGAGGCCAAACACTGA
- a CDS encoding GWxTD domain-containing protein, whose protein sequence is MPRPTAAVAALLALALTGCGSWGRVGSQPQPNQGQTLTQMLDLTTVYRRLGRLTAGPPLPFVAEVGFFGGPGDSTVALMGLSLESRSLAFQKDGDAFAARYRVEFSATPVGGGATVVSAKDQTVRVGTFAETQRNDESVLYQDGLTLAPGSYRVVLLVIDQLGARTGRAEAVYQAPAFAPGSVSAPRLVYQSSGRGTREAPLAVILNPRGTVAYGGDTAAAYVEAYGLTGPTTVPVVLRDMRDSVIRTDSLRFAGGQAVESALIRFTPDSAPLGELHIVVGSGPAQDSTIAVVSFSQGWVVTNFEDLVALLRFFTPSPGLDSLRKAPAAERGDAWKRFYRASDPNSATPANEALDLYFARLARANLRFRDEGVAGWRTDRGEVYIRLGEPDEIFDASPASEGRLIRWGYTGYQLVLYFVDETGFSRYRLTPGSRAELERVVARLSRQAD, encoded by the coding sequence ATGCCCCGACCCACTGCCGCCGTCGCTGCCCTGCTCGCCCTCGCGCTCACCGGCTGTGGTTCCTGGGGCCGCGTGGGCAGCCAGCCGCAGCCCAATCAGGGCCAGACCCTGACCCAGATGCTGGACCTCACCACCGTCTACCGGCGGCTGGGACGGCTCACCGCCGGCCCGCCGCTTCCCTTCGTGGCCGAGGTGGGCTTCTTCGGCGGCCCCGGCGACTCCACCGTCGCGCTGATGGGCCTCTCGCTCGAGAGCCGCAGCCTGGCCTTCCAGAAGGACGGCGACGCCTTCGCGGCCCGCTACCGGGTGGAGTTCTCCGCCACGCCGGTGGGCGGCGGGGCCACGGTCGTCTCCGCCAAGGACCAGACGGTGCGGGTGGGGACGTTTGCCGAGACCCAGCGCAACGACGAGAGCGTGCTGTACCAGGACGGTCTCACCCTCGCGCCGGGCAGCTACCGGGTGGTGCTGCTGGTGATCGACCAGCTCGGCGCCCGGACCGGCCGGGCCGAGGCGGTGTACCAGGCGCCGGCCTTCGCGCCGGGCAGCGTCTCGGCGCCGCGGCTGGTGTACCAGTCCTCGGGGCGCGGCACCCGCGAGGCGCCGCTCGCCGTGATCCTCAACCCGCGCGGCACCGTGGCCTACGGCGGCGACACCGCCGCGGCCTACGTCGAGGCCTACGGGCTCACCGGGCCCACCACCGTTCCCGTGGTGCTCCGCGACATGCGCGACAGCGTCATCCGCACCGACTCGCTGCGCTTTGCCGGCGGCCAGGCCGTGGAGAGCGCGCTCATCCGCTTCACCCCCGACTCCGCCCCGCTCGGCGAGCTGCACATCGTGGTGGGGAGCGGCCCGGCGCAGGACAGCACCATCGCCGTGGTCTCGTTCTCCCAGGGCTGGGTGGTCACCAACTTCGAGGACCTGGTGGCGCTGCTCCGCTTCTTCACCCCCTCGCCCGGCCTCGACTCGCTGCGCAAGGCGCCCGCCGCCGAGCGGGGCGACGCCTGGAAGCGGTTCTACCGCGCCTCCGATCCCAACAGCGCCACTCCCGCCAATGAGGCGCTCGACCTCTACTTTGCCCGCCTGGCCCGCGCCAACCTGCGCTTCCGCGACGAGGGCGTGGCCGGCTGGCGCACCGACCGGGGCGAGGTCTACATCCGCCTCGGCGAGCCCGACGAGATCTTCGACGCGAGCCCCGCCAGCGAAGGCCGCCTGATCCGCTGGGGCTACACCGGCTACCAGCTGGTGCTCTACTTCGTCGACGAGACCGGCTTCAGCCGCTACCGCCTGACCCCCGGCTCGCGCGCGGAGCTCGAGCGGGTGGTGGCGCGGCTGTCGCGCCAGGCGGACTGA
- a CDS encoding serine/threonine protein kinase, with protein sequence MSQDSLIGRTIAGYRLLAHVGEGGTATVYKAEHPETGIAAVKVLRTRLAQDPVAIKRFLREAEFGTRVNHPNIVKTYTYGQTEDLYYLAMEWVEGEALEKFAIRSGQLAPALVSHIIEQIGGALTAAHGQGIIHRDLKPANIQYNPETQRAVLLDFGIARDADLKPEERLTRTGFFVGTLQYVAPEALSGELVSEQADVYSLATIAYYLLTSALPYNGRSPRELFQQLLTQPPTPLNQAVKGLKFPVAVEEAIMAGLERDLGKRSKTVDEFTARLCTALRQGGERKSFLKSLFGK encoded by the coding sequence ATGAGTCAGGACAGCCTCATCGGCCGGACGATCGCCGGGTACCGCCTCCTCGCCCACGTGGGTGAGGGCGGGACGGCCACCGTCTACAAGGCCGAACACCCCGAGACCGGCATCGCCGCCGTGAAGGTCCTGCGCACCCGCCTGGCGCAGGACCCGGTGGCCATCAAGCGCTTCCTGCGCGAGGCGGAGTTCGGCACGCGCGTCAACCACCCGAACATCGTCAAGACGTACACCTACGGCCAGACCGAGGACCTGTACTACCTCGCCATGGAGTGGGTCGAGGGCGAGGCGCTCGAGAAGTTCGCCATCCGCTCCGGGCAGCTGGCCCCCGCCCTGGTGAGCCACATCATCGAGCAGATCGGCGGGGCGCTCACCGCGGCGCACGGCCAGGGAATCATCCACCGGGACCTCAAGCCCGCCAACATCCAGTACAACCCCGAGACCCAGCGCGCGGTCCTGCTCGACTTCGGCATCGCCCGCGACGCCGACCTCAAGCCCGAGGAGCGGCTCACCCGCACCGGGTTCTTCGTGGGCACCCTGCAGTACGTGGCCCCCGAGGCGCTCTCCGGCGAGCTGGTCAGCGAGCAGGCCGACGTCTACAGCCTGGCCACGATCGCCTACTACCTGCTCACCAGCGCCCTGCCCTACAACGGTCGCTCCCCCCGGGAGCTGTTCCAGCAGCTGCTCACCCAGCCGCCCACCCCGCTCAACCAGGCGGTGAAGGGGCTCAAGTTCCCGGTGGCCGTGGAAGAGGCTATCATGGCCGGCCTGGAACGCGACCTGGGCAAGCGCAGCAAGACGGTTGACGAGTTCACCGCCAGACTTTGCACCGCGCTGCGCCAGGGCGGCGAGCGCAAGAGCTTCCTCAAGAGCCTCTTCGGCAAATGA
- the pyrE gene encoding orotate phosphoribosyltransferase — MTTADSAALDRLLLARSVKRGHFVLASGRTSTFYIDCRLTTMAAEGLVLIGQLGLAALREAGWAPRSIGGLTMGADPVAYAIAAASAGRPPILDAFSVRKEAKAHGTGRRVEGNFTAGDAVVVVEDVITTGGSALKAIEAIREEGGTVLGVLAVVDREEGGRATLEAAGHTVVALTTSTRLGLK, encoded by the coding sequence ATGACCACCGCGGATTCCGCCGCGCTCGACCGACTGCTGCTGGCGCGGTCCGTCAAGCGGGGCCACTTCGTGCTGGCCTCCGGCCGCACCTCCACGTTCTACATCGATTGCCGGCTCACCACCATGGCCGCCGAGGGGCTGGTGCTCATCGGCCAGCTGGGGCTCGCCGCCCTGCGCGAGGCCGGCTGGGCGCCCCGCAGCATCGGCGGGCTCACCATGGGCGCCGACCCGGTGGCCTACGCCATCGCCGCCGCCAGCGCGGGCCGCCCCCCGATCCTCGATGCCTTCAGCGTCCGCAAGGAAGCCAAGGCCCACGGCACCGGCCGCCGGGTGGAGGGGAACTTCACCGCCGGCGACGCCGTGGTGGTGGTCGAGGACGTGATCACCACCGGCGGCTCCGCCCTCAAGGCCATCGAGGCCATCCGCGAGGAGGGCGGCACCGTGCTGGGCGTGCTGGCCGTGGTCGATCGCGAGGAGGGGGGCCGGGCCACCCTCGAGGCTGCCGGTCACACGGTAGTTGCGCTGACGACCTCCACCCGCCTGGGCCTCAAGTAG
- a CDS encoding helix-turn-helix domain-containing protein: MPPRPTAPIVATVLRPEERPRVEAAGTGWFSLVHRESIPEAIRAVRERPVDAVLVSVHQCPEQQFDSLGQLVRGFPGIPTVALVSSHDPRGSEVLLHLGASGVRQVIDVTGPEGWHRLRSLLGQPATRDAARIQGPVLAALGDDIPPDTRLFFEALIRLAPEVPTALQFAAQLGIPSTTLMSRFGRAGLPSPKSYLAAMRLVHATLLFERQGYTVADVAYRLDYSSPQSLGRHVRGLMGITTSELRRRFPFDAALDRFLVLMVEPYREVWRRFRPLARGGKR; the protein is encoded by the coding sequence ATGCCCCCACGCCCCACCGCCCCCATCGTTGCCACCGTGCTCCGGCCCGAGGAACGGCCCCGGGTGGAGGCCGCGGGCACCGGCTGGTTCTCGCTGGTGCACCGCGAGTCCATCCCGGAGGCCATCCGCGCCGTCCGGGAGCGCCCGGTGGATGCCGTGCTGGTCTCGGTGCACCAGTGCCCCGAGCAGCAGTTCGACTCCCTGGGCCAGCTGGTGCGCGGCTTCCCCGGCATCCCCACCGTGGCCCTGGTCAGCAGCCACGACCCCCGCGGCTCGGAGGTGCTGCTGCACCTCGGCGCGAGCGGGGTCCGCCAGGTCATCGACGTCACCGGCCCCGAGGGCTGGCACCGGCTGCGCAGCCTGCTGGGCCAGCCCGCCACCCGCGACGCCGCCCGCATCCAGGGCCCCGTCCTTGCCGCCCTCGGCGACGACATCCCCCCAGACACCCGGCTCTTCTTCGAGGCGCTCATCCGCCTGGCCCCCGAGGTTCCCACCGCGCTCCAGTTCGCCGCCCAGCTCGGCATCCCCTCCACCACGCTCATGTCCCGCTTCGGTCGCGCCGGGCTCCCCAGCCCCAAGAGCTACCTCGCCGCCATGCGGCTGGTGCACGCCACCCTGCTCTTCGAGCGCCAGGGCTACACCGTCGCCGACGTGGCCTACCGGCTCGACTACTCGTCTCCCCAGAGTCTCGGCCGGCATGTGCGGGGCTTGATGGGGATCACCACGTCCGAGCTGCGCCGGCGCTTTCCCTTCGACGCGGCGCTGGACCGGTTCCTGGTGCTGATGGTGGAGCCCTACCGGGAGGTGTGGCGGCGCTTCCGGCCCCTGGCCCGGGGCGGGAAGCGGTGA
- a CDS encoding protein kinase, with protein sequence MTEPPELMARLQAALGAQYRLERALGHGGMGVVFLARDTTLDRPVAVKVVHPELAVHTTITERFLAEARMIARLRHPGIVAVHTAGEATGVFYYVMDYVPGESLRQRLQREGALPVDQVQRIVADLADALDAAGRAGLVHRDVKPENILLDEGSGRAMLADFGIARVMAGEVDGARTAQGVAVGTPTYMSPEQAAGEQVDARSDLYALGVVAYEMLTGRPPFRAENAAAVASKHLAEVAAPVAGKRPETPAALAHAVTRALEKDPARRWQTGAEMRNAVQGITSAPVAPRRGRRVGLAAAALGLALLVVGFLALRPGGPPEGVNPRHSILVLPFDNQRQDPAVEWLRDGSVSMLALNLSQWTDLTVVDHERLHDLLARRKLDARAPLGLEMARRLARDAGAWTVVLGEFTRVGDSLHLLARVFDVSSGARVDAAEVHGRPGDDARPLFDQLAARLLNISGAPAGMTADLARVTTPSIEAYRAYLTGVDELNRWNLGAAEDGFRHAVEADSTFGLAYYKLSLTRGWRTGPADSLGLVSIQRATRFAERLPEHDRAMIAAYRHFLEGDYTRGQAAYGALLAKDSTDADAWYGLGDAWFHDTATANVAARMTRSLRAFKRTLALDPEYFLAFEHLAWIYRQAAQDQPFMALLPNDSLVPAEREGGRPALDSFALAQAVRRARTDGITSARDWMARQPENGHAQNALLYALLAADDRAQALREMDRLRLAPEGRDRADLPFLRGRVLAATGEAREALSTVAGALDTLTAADFDVTRLPIEAVGEVAGGANLLGYAGKVELAGRSLSLAAEVSADYLPAAPQSQRLGRRTLYDYLLQSHLFTALGAPAARLQPLWDDVADSARRAPRGTRAMIVNFGWAAAMGLFLQDPSNPRPLEELQALDGNPTPPELQALSALDRGDSTRARALLTLPDSATPAIYHKRPQWWGYRRMIAAHAWHALGDDTRALASLEIFAPEHFDTEGFDVRWLLLGQARVLRGEIYEGQGKPDLARKEYEGALAQWADADSTLGPLIGRVRSRLAGLAGPG encoded by the coding sequence ATGACCGAGCCGCCGGAACTGATGGCCCGCCTGCAGGCGGCGCTGGGAGCGCAGTACCGCCTCGAGCGGGCGTTGGGCCACGGCGGCATGGGCGTGGTCTTCCTGGCGCGCGACACCACCCTCGACCGCCCCGTGGCGGTGAAGGTGGTCCATCCCGAACTCGCGGTCCACACCACCATCACCGAGCGGTTCCTGGCCGAGGCGCGCATGATCGCGCGGCTGCGGCATCCCGGCATCGTGGCGGTGCACACCGCCGGCGAGGCGACCGGGGTCTTCTACTACGTGATGGACTACGTCCCCGGCGAGAGCCTGCGGCAGCGGCTGCAGCGCGAGGGGGCGCTGCCGGTGGACCAGGTGCAGCGCATCGTGGCCGACCTGGCCGACGCGCTCGATGCCGCGGGCCGGGCCGGGCTGGTGCACCGCGACGTGAAGCCGGAGAACATCCTGCTGGATGAGGGCTCCGGCCGCGCCATGCTGGCCGACTTCGGTATTGCGCGGGTGATGGCGGGCGAGGTCGATGGCGCCCGCACGGCGCAGGGCGTGGCGGTGGGCACCCCCACCTACATGAGCCCCGAGCAGGCCGCGGGGGAGCAGGTGGACGCCCGCAGCGACCTCTACGCCCTCGGCGTGGTGGCGTACGAGATGCTCACCGGCCGGCCGCCCTTCCGCGCCGAGAATGCGGCGGCGGTGGCCTCCAAGCACCTGGCCGAGGTGGCGGCGCCGGTGGCGGGGAAGCGCCCCGAGACCCCGGCGGCACTGGCGCACGCGGTGACCCGGGCGCTCGAGAAGGATCCGGCGCGGCGGTGGCAGACCGGCGCCGAGATGCGGAACGCGGTGCAGGGGATCACCAGCGCGCCGGTGGCGCCCCGCCGGGGCCGCCGCGTCGGGCTGGCGGCGGCGGCGCTGGGCCTGGCGCTGCTGGTGGTCGGCTTCCTGGCGCTCCGGCCCGGCGGGCCGCCCGAGGGGGTCAACCCGCGGCACTCGATCCTGGTGCTGCCGTTCGACAACCAGCGGCAGGACCCGGCGGTGGAGTGGCTGCGCGACGGCAGCGTGAGCATGCTGGCGCTCAACCTGTCGCAGTGGACCGACCTCACGGTGGTGGACCACGAGCGGCTGCACGACCTGCTGGCCCGCCGCAAGCTCGACGCCCGCGCCCCCCTCGGCCTCGAGATGGCGCGCCGGCTGGCCCGCGACGCCGGCGCCTGGACCGTGGTGCTGGGGGAGTTCACCCGGGTGGGCGACTCGCTGCACCTGCTGGCGCGGGTGTTCGACGTCTCGAGCGGCGCGCGCGTGGACGCCGCCGAGGTCCATGGCCGCCCCGGCGACGACGCGCGGCCGCTCTTCGACCAGCTGGCGGCGCGCCTGCTCAACATCTCCGGCGCGCCGGCCGGGATGACCGCCGACCTGGCCCGGGTGACGACGCCGTCCATCGAGGCGTACCGTGCGTACCTGACGGGGGTGGACGAGCTCAACCGCTGGAACCTGGGCGCGGCGGAGGACGGCTTCCGCCACGCGGTGGAGGCCGACAGCACCTTCGGGCTCGCGTATTACAAGCTCTCGCTCACCCGGGGCTGGCGGACCGGGCCCGCCGATTCGCTGGGCCTGGTCTCGATCCAGCGCGCCACCCGCTTCGCGGAGCGGCTGCCCGAGCACGACCGCGCGATGATCGCCGCCTACCGGCACTTCCTCGAGGGCGATTACACCCGGGGCCAGGCCGCGTACGGGGCGCTGCTGGCCAAGGACTCCACCGACGCCGACGCCTGGTACGGGCTGGGCGACGCCTGGTTCCACGACACCGCCACGGCCAACGTCGCGGCGCGGATGACCCGCTCGCTGCGCGCCTTCAAGCGCACCCTCGCGCTCGACCCGGAGTACTTCCTGGCCTTCGAGCACCTGGCGTGGATCTATCGCCAGGCGGCGCAGGACCAGCCGTTCATGGCGCTGCTGCCCAACGACTCCCTGGTGCCGGCGGAGCGGGAGGGGGGCCGGCCGGCGCTCGACTCCTTTGCGCTGGCGCAGGCGGTGCGCCGGGCCCGCACCGACGGCATCACCAGCGCGCGCGACTGGATGGCGCGGCAGCCGGAGAACGGGCACGCGCAGAACGCGCTGCTCTATGCCCTGCTCGCCGCGGACGACCGGGCCCAGGCGCTGCGGGAGATGGACCGGCTCCGGCTGGCGCCCGAGGGCCGCGACCGGGCCGACCTCCCCTTCCTCCGGGGACGGGTGCTCGCCGCCACCGGCGAGGCCCGCGAGGCACTCAGCACCGTGGCCGGCGCGCTCGACACCCTCACCGCGGCCGACTTCGACGTGACCCGGCTGCCCATCGAGGCGGTGGGCGAGGTGGCGGGGGGCGCCAACCTGCTGGGCTACGCGGGCAAGGTGGAGCTGGCGGGCCGGAGCCTCTCGCTCGCGGCGGAGGTGAGCGCGGACTACCTCCCCGCGGCGCCGCAGTCCCAGCGGCTGGGCCGCCGCACGCTGTACGACTACCTGCTGCAGAGCCACCTGTTCACGGCGCTGGGCGCGCCGGCGGCCCGGCTGCAGCCGCTGTGGGACGACGTGGCCGACAGCGCGCGCCGCGCGCCCCGCGGCACCCGCGCGATGATCGTCAACTTCGGCTGGGCGGCGGCGATGGGGCTCTTCCTGCAGGACCCCTCCAACCCGCGCCCGCTCGAGGAGCTGCAGGCCCTCGACGGCAACCCGACGCCGCCCGAGCTGCAGGCCCTCAGCGCCCTCGACCGGGGCGACTCGACCCGGGCCCGCGCCCTGCTCACGCTCCCCGACTCCGCCACCCCGGCGATCTACCACAAGCGCCCCCAGTGGTGGGGCTACCGCCGGATGATCGCGGCCCACGCCTGGCACGCCCTGGGGGACGACACCCGCGCCCTGGCCTCGCTCGAGATCTTCGCGCCGGAGCACTTCGACACCGAGGGGTTCGACGTGCGCTGGCTGCTGCTGGGCCAGGCGCGGGTGCTGCGCGGAGAGATCTACGAGGGGCAGGGCAAGCCCGATCTGGCCCGGAAGGAGTACGAGGGGGCGCTGGCCCAGTGGGCGGACGCCGACAGCACGCTGGGCCCGCTCATCGGCCGGGTGCGGAGCCGGCTGGCCGGCCTGGCCGGCCCCGGGTAG